The following are encoded in a window of Anaerolineales bacterium genomic DNA:
- a CDS encoding glycoside hydrolase family 18 protein has protein sequence MLCLLPVFLWLIAACGRSTPTVSSNSTLRTFDTATSGVTPLADISSTPTRELSATPTPSTWCQTSLEMSDDFLVVGYLPEYRDFEPSWGSCLTDLVYFSAEPDEDGRLDTRRVNPERLEAMREVKQIYGTRLHLSIGGYDRSEHFIEAIADWGSRRNFVDDVVRFCEANDLDGVDFDWEFPVGEFQTLRYVSLISAVKQAGLIVSVALYPHEDIDFQAFIDIDRIHVMSYDHGSRHSTFEDAVKDLTLFEEAGFSAQQLVLGIPFYGRRTTHPTTSSAYAEIVELYAPGFGIDEVEGVYFNGVLTVKHKTCYTRDHGYGGVMIWELGQDSRDERSLLRAIHQAVAIGCGP, from the coding sequence ATGCTCTGCCTGCTCCCAGTTTTCCTTTGGCTGATCGCTGCTTGCGGGAGATCGACCCCGACCGTTTCTTCGAACTCGACGCTGCGCACCTTCGATACTGCCACATCCGGTGTGACACCGCTCGCCGATATATCTTCGACTCCGACGCGCGAGCTCTCTGCTACGCCAACGCCTTCCACCTGGTGCCAAACCTCGCTGGAGATGAGTGACGATTTCCTGGTCGTTGGCTACCTGCCGGAGTACCGGGATTTCGAACCATCCTGGGGCAGCTGCCTGACGGATTTGGTCTATTTCTCTGCGGAACCGGATGAAGATGGCCGTTTGGATACGCGGCGGGTCAACCCCGAACGCCTGGAGGCCATGCGGGAAGTCAAACAGATATACGGCACGCGTCTGCATCTATCGATAGGCGGCTACGACCGCTCGGAACACTTTATCGAAGCGATCGCGGATTGGGGATCGAGGCGCAATTTCGTGGATGACGTGGTGCGATTCTGCGAAGCGAACGATCTGGACGGCGTTGATTTCGATTGGGAGTTCCCCGTGGGAGAATTCCAAACCTTGCGTTATGTCTCATTGATTTCGGCGGTCAAACAGGCAGGACTGATCGTCAGCGTTGCCCTGTATCCTCACGAGGATATCGACTTTCAAGCTTTCATTGACATCGACCGCATCCACGTCATGTCCTACGATCATGGCAGCCGGCATTCCACCTTCGAAGATGCCGTAAAGGATCTGACGCTGTTCGAGGAGGCGGGATTCTCCGCGCAGCAGTTGGTTTTGGGGATTCCGTTCTATGGCCGCCGTACGACTCATCCGACCACTTCGTCCGCCTACGCCGAAATCGTCGAATTATATGCTCCCGGTTTTGGCATCGACGAAGTCGAGGGCGTTTATTTCAACGGTGTCCTTACCGTGAAACACAAAACGTGCTACACCCGCGATCATGGCTATGGCGGCGTGATGATCTGGGAACTCGGACAGGACTCCCGGGACGAGCGCTCGCTTTTGCGAGCAATCCATCAGGCCGTGGCGATCGGCTGCGGCCCTTGA
- a CDS encoding SDR family NAD(P)-dependent oxidoreductase produces the protein MPQNVLITGANRGLGLELTRILLQQAHRIFAINRRESEALLQLRDEFPDDLLLYSADVTDEPAIADIMRRIGEEFGHLDLVINNAAVHLEHSKPELEQVDFSVYLPTFSINAVAPLIVIKHALPLLRRGNGKLIANISSEAGGIGTAWRKNEYSYCMSKAALNMASRLLQNAYKEDGI, from the coding sequence ATGCCTCAAAACGTGCTCATCACCGGCGCCAACCGCGGTCTCGGCCTCGAATTGACGCGCATCCTGCTCCAGCAGGCTCATCGGATTTTCGCCATCAACCGTCGCGAAAGCGAAGCGCTGCTTCAACTGCGAGATGAGTTCCCGGATGATTTGCTGCTTTATTCGGCTGACGTTACGGACGAGCCCGCCATCGCGGACATCATGCGGCGCATCGGGGAGGAATTCGGGCACCTCGATCTCGTGATCAACAACGCCGCGGTACATCTGGAGCATTCCAAACCGGAGCTCGAGCAGGTGGATTTTTCGGTGTATCTGCCGACCTTTTCTATCAACGCCGTGGCGCCGTTGATCGTGATCAAGCACGCACTCCCCTTGCTGCGGCGCGGGAATGGGAAGTTGATCGCCAATATCTCCTCCGAAGCCGGTGGGATCGGAACGGCGTGGCGCAAGAACGAATATTCGTACTGCATGTCCAAAGCGGCGCTGAACATGGCCAGCCGGCTGCTGCAAAATGCTTATAAAGAAGACGGCATCTAG
- a CDS encoding class I SAM-dependent methyltransferase, with translation MTIGDAFDESVTYYDDWIKAALPDYEAIFAIAKDLIPFKPEEGIEVLDLGAGTGLFSQHVLEKCPQARFTLIDVAEEMLAAGRRRFKDKIEQFQFIVDDYRAIDFTADFDLVVSSLSIHHLTDEEKQNLFHGVYAALREGGMFINVDQVKGPTPNLQEFYWSRWLTMVRARGAQEGRIRESIVRRKAYDQDALLTDQLKWLADAGFVDVDCVYKNTFVGVFSAVKPGNEV, from the coding sequence GTGACTATCGGTGATGCGTTCGACGAGTCCGTGACATACTACGATGATTGGATCAAGGCCGCCCTGCCCGACTATGAGGCCATCTTCGCCATCGCGAAGGACTTGATCCCCTTCAAGCCGGAAGAAGGCATAGAAGTGCTGGACCTGGGCGCGGGCACGGGTTTGTTCTCGCAGCACGTCCTGGAGAAGTGTCCGCAGGCCAGATTCACGTTGATCGATGTAGCGGAGGAAATGCTGGCCGCCGGGCGTCGGCGCTTCAAAGACAAGATCGAGCAGTTCCAGTTCATCGTAGATGACTACCGCGCGATCGACTTCACGGCGGACTTCGACCTGGTGGTTTCCAGCCTGTCCATCCATCACCTCACGGATGAAGAGAAGCAGAACCTCTTTCACGGCGTCTATGCTGCGCTGCGTGAAGGCGGCATGTTCATCAATGTCGATCAAGTCAAGGGCCCGACCCCAAACCTGCAGGAGTTCTACTGGTCGCGCTGGCTGACGATGGTCCGAGCGCGAGGTGCGCAAGAAGGACGGATTCGTGAAAGTATCGTCCGCCGTAAAGCGTACGATCAGGACGCCCTGCTCACGGATCAGCTGAAGTGGCTTGCAGACGCCGGCTTTGTGGACGTGGATTGTGTGTACAAGAACACCTTCGTTGGGGTATTTAGCGCAGTAAAGCCAGGAAATGAAGTCTGA
- a CDS encoding ACT domain-containing protein gives MSGESDLSTLLNNMQPILHESPYVFCSVDAETYERLPFKPLGTFFEAEGVSIILDEEEARDCDLPYDSIWACITLDVHSSLNAVGFLAAITDKLAEEGISVNPVSAYYHDHLFVPWDSRARALDTLRVMGDRH, from the coding sequence ATGAGCGGGGAATCCGATCTATCGACCTTACTGAATAACATGCAGCCTATTCTGCACGAATCCCCATACGTTTTTTGCAGCGTAGATGCGGAAACGTACGAGCGTCTGCCGTTCAAGCCGCTCGGTACCTTCTTCGAGGCGGAAGGGGTCAGCATTATCCTCGACGAGGAGGAAGCGCGCGATTGTGATCTGCCGTACGACTCCATTTGGGCCTGCATCACCCTGGACGTGCATTCCTCGCTGAATGCAGTAGGCTTCCTGGCCGCGATCACGGACAAACTGGCGGAAGAGGGCATCAGCGTCAACCCGGTTTCGGCGTACTATCACGATCACCTCTTCGTGCCGTGGGATTCGCGGGCGAGAGCGCTCGACACCTTGCGAGTGATGGGTGATCGGCATTGA